A DNA window from Acidobacteriota bacterium contains the following coding sequences:
- a CDS encoding AAA family ATPase yields the protein MPRRRLPIGIQTFRKIREQNCYYVDKTPYIRRLLGQGAHYFLSRPRRFGKSLFLDTLKELFQANEPLFEGLDIHDGWDWSVRHPVLNLSFGGGNFKEPGYVEANLMEQLDAAERRAGVVAHYATAAGRFASLIEALHRQAGHPVAVLIDEYDKPILDALEAPETARANRDFLRGLYAVVKDRDAHIRFSFITGVSKFSKASLFSGLNNLQDITLDRRYSAICGYTESDLDTVFAPELPGLDRKEIRDWYNGYSWLGQEKIYNPFDILLLFDSRRFGAYWFETGTPTFLVETLFKRRVSALALDDMVGSGDLLSTFDVDEMATEALLFQTGYLTITGTEDLGGELLYRLGYPNREVRQSLNRSLLRHLVRDSSRQMANSVRLYRLLEANDFSGLEKLFHAFFASIPYDWYTNNDIADYEGYYAKVVYSYFAALGLDITVEDSSSHGRLDMAVRFNGNVYLLEFKVVEFEPEGGAMAQLKSKRYADKYRGSGQPIYLIAVEFSKESRNLAAFEVERA from the coding sequence ATGCCGAGACGCCGACTGCCCATCGGCATCCAGACCTTCCGCAAGATTCGGGAGCAGAATTGCTACTACGTCGACAAGACGCCTTATATCCGCAGGCTGCTCGGTCAGGGCGCGCACTACTTCCTGTCGCGGCCGCGCCGCTTCGGTAAGAGCCTGTTCCTGGACACTCTGAAGGAGCTCTTCCAGGCCAACGAACCGTTGTTCGAGGGGCTGGACATCCACGACGGCTGGGACTGGTCGGTCCGCCATCCGGTATTGAATCTGAGCTTCGGCGGCGGGAATTTCAAGGAGCCCGGCTACGTCGAGGCGAATCTCATGGAGCAGCTTGACGCCGCCGAGCGCCGCGCGGGTGTGGTTGCCCACTACGCCACGGCGGCCGGACGTTTTGCCTCCCTGATCGAGGCCTTGCATCGACAGGCCGGCCATCCCGTGGCAGTGCTTATCGACGAATATGACAAGCCGATTCTGGATGCGCTGGAGGCACCGGAGACCGCTCGTGCCAATCGCGACTTTCTGCGTGGCCTCTACGCGGTCGTCAAGGACAGGGACGCGCACATCCGGTTCAGCTTCATCACCGGAGTGAGCAAGTTCTCCAAGGCAAGCCTTTTCTCCGGCCTCAATAATCTCCAGGACATCACTCTGGACCGGCGCTACTCTGCCATCTGTGGCTATACCGAGTCGGATCTGGACACGGTGTTCGCGCCGGAACTCCCGGGCCTCGACCGTAAGGAAATCCGCGACTGGTACAACGGCTACAGTTGGTTGGGCCAGGAAAAAATCTATAACCCCTTCGACATCCTCCTGCTCTTCGACAGTCGCAGATTCGGCGCCTATTGGTTCGAAACCGGTACGCCGACCTTTCTGGTCGAAACGCTCTTCAAGCGTCGGGTCAGCGCGCTGGCGTTGGATGACATGGTGGGGAGCGGCGATCTGCTTTCGACCTTCGACGTGGATGAAATGGCAACGGAAGCGCTGCTTTTCCAGACTGGGTACCTCACTATCACCGGGACCGAGGATCTTGGTGGGGAGCTTCTCTATCGATTGGGCTATCCCAACCGTGAGGTCCGGCAGAGTCTGAACCGCAGCCTCTTGCGTCACTTGGTGCGGGACTCGTCGCGGCAGATGGCCAACAGCGTCCGCCTGTACCGGTTGTTGGAGGCCAACGACTTCTCCGGGCTCGAGAAACTGTTTCATGCGTTCTTCGCCAGCATTCCCTATGACTGGTACACGAACAACGACATCGCCGACTATGAGGGCTACTACGCGAAGGTCGTCTACTCCTATTTCGCGGCTCTCGGTCTTGACATCACCGTGGAGGACAGCAGCAGCCACGGGCGCCTGGACATGGCGGTCCGTTTCAACGGCAACGTCTACCTGTTGGAGTTCAAGGTGGTGGAGTTCGAGCCGGAGGGCGGCGCGATGGCACAGTTGAAG
- a CDS encoding TonB family protein, whose amino-acid sequence MWKKPGMFLGLMVWALTAGSVAAEGSRYFLYLSDQRVVTVELLDPAMAILNFINLGDSFEAVRAYELVLVDAEGRTGQGHLIVREDPPSPRDVYQVSGLIKPHSFLGYNIAGRYHFATPPDRCYLKVGGRILELEPLTGEQFDQLASMVTELDLKAANSAAMVRDIGFTRGYGILHKASDIDARLRGYFPDSEVIPTVLAEGSEPKLPSAAAHLKDPVVVVVSVMISPWGGVYDLEVVEGVDEKLDQMALDTIRNSWRFLPAISKGEIVTSELTLNVRFRR is encoded by the coding sequence ATGTGGAAGAAGCCGGGAATGTTTCTGGGACTGATGGTCTGGGCCCTCACAGCAGGTTCCGTGGCTGCAGAGGGATCCCGGTATTTTCTCTATCTGTCCGATCAACGTGTCGTGACGGTGGAATTGCTGGACCCCGCGATGGCGATCCTGAATTTCATCAACCTGGGGGACAGCTTCGAAGCCGTGCGCGCTTACGAGTTGGTGCTGGTGGACGCGGAGGGCCGAACCGGCCAGGGACACCTGATCGTCCGGGAGGATCCGCCCAGCCCGAGGGACGTCTACCAGGTGAGCGGCCTGATCAAGCCCCACTCCTTTCTGGGATACAACATTGCGGGGCGGTATCACTTCGCGACGCCGCCGGACAGGTGCTACCTCAAGGTGGGAGGACGCATTCTGGAACTGGAACCCTTGACCGGGGAACAATTCGACCAGTTGGCCTCCATGGTGACCGAGTTGGATTTGAAGGCGGCCAATTCGGCCGCCATGGTGCGGGACATCGGTTTCACCCGGGGATATGGAATTCTCCACAAGGCCTCGGACATCGACGCCCGGCTGCGCGGGTACTTTCCCGACTCGGAGGTCATTCCCACCGTTCTCGCGGAGGGCTCCGAACCGAAACTCCCGAGCGCCGCCGCCCACCTGAAGGATCCGGTCGTGGTGGTCGTCAGCGTCATGATCAGTCCCTGGGGAGGCGTCTACGACCTTGAAGTGGTGGAGGGCGTCGACGAGAAGCTGGACCAGATGGCCCTCGACACGATCCGCAACTCCTGGCGCTTCCTGCCGGCCATCTCCAAGGGAGAGATCGTCACCAGCGAGCTGACGCTGAACGTGCGGTTCCGGAGGTAG
- a CDS encoding VWA domain-containing protein, translated as MKRISGAAIPLLIVALFLTPASRASESTGEQLLSVAAGGTLQVHNDFGRTFIRGWDGDRVKLRFRKLASDPNRLDKIALVTREGPKQTQISVRFDDHVSESAYLEIHAPRSLGILVWGTHSAIELHGLEGPVQAWTLSGLLTSEDVTSSVSLRTQSGDILFRTGTQPRGDIRLESFGGKITCQLSPDLDLRGWIRAGGTLSWNGELELQNGSLQRNLGVGGPLLYASSLSGNVLCKIFRPDGFRKPPKRVDQVPVEPLLPPAGVQGISHVPEENQEREVPRPVAENPHPDEPDEPAEPGDPVRTQVKAPGPGYSLKVLVNWVYLNVSVRDPRNNRSVSNLTRDDFLVYEDDVLQTVEKFEPTEAPFRVLLLLDVSGSTRPHLDMLQRASADFSREIRNNDQIAIATFNSRSWLILPFTSDREKVRTAIDGIYSGGGTALYDALMDSLTEYSDGSHARQAIVVFTDGIDNQLTGNHAEGSSTTFGQLFGEIRESDSLIYPIFLDHRNNVGPRPRGMLGGLLQKIPQRRRPTISIKQEDRNVYLQARRQLASIADQTGARFYSPRRIQEMETIFSEIADDLRVRYLLAYNVPQPQRDRSWRSIRVEIRDRPDLVTRTRQGYYSSSDSD; from the coding sequence TTGAAACGAATCTCAGGCGCTGCAATTCCACTCCTCATCGTCGCCCTGTTCCTGACCCCTGCCTCCCGGGCATCCGAATCCACCGGGGAGCAACTGCTTTCGGTGGCGGCGGGTGGAACGCTTCAGGTCCACAACGATTTCGGGCGAACGTTCATCCGGGGTTGGGACGGCGACCGGGTCAAGCTCCGGTTTCGGAAGCTGGCTTCCGATCCGAATCGTCTGGACAAGATCGCCCTCGTGACCCGGGAAGGCCCCAAGCAGACGCAGATCTCGGTTCGATTCGACGATCACGTGTCCGAATCCGCCTACCTGGAGATTCATGCTCCACGCTCGCTCGGCATCCTGGTGTGGGGAACCCATAGTGCCATCGAACTCCACGGGTTGGAAGGTCCGGTGCAGGCCTGGACTCTCTCCGGACTGTTGACCTCGGAGGACGTGACCTCTTCCGTATCTCTTCGCACCCAGAGCGGCGACATCCTCTTTCGGACTGGAACCCAACCCCGCGGCGACATCCGTCTGGAGTCTTTCGGGGGAAAAATCACCTGCCAACTGAGCCCGGATCTGGACCTCCGTGGATGGATCCGAGCCGGCGGCACCCTCTCCTGGAACGGGGAACTTGAATTGCAGAATGGGTCCCTGCAGAGGAACCTCGGGGTCGGGGGGCCTCTGCTCTACGCCAGCAGCCTCAGTGGCAACGTGCTCTGCAAGATCTTCCGGCCCGACGGCTTTCGAAAACCGCCGAAGAGAGTCGACCAAGTGCCGGTCGAACCGTTGCTTCCCCCGGCTGGAGTCCAAGGCATTTCCCATGTGCCGGAGGAGAATCAGGAACGAGAGGTTCCGCGGCCGGTTGCGGAGAATCCTCATCCCGACGAACCGGACGAGCCTGCGGAACCCGGCGATCCGGTGCGCACTCAAGTAAAGGCTCCGGGTCCCGGATACTCTCTCAAGGTCCTGGTGAACTGGGTCTACCTGAACGTCTCGGTTCGGGACCCGCGCAACAACCGGAGCGTCTCAAACCTGACGCGGGACGACTTCCTGGTCTACGAAGACGACGTGCTCCAGACCGTCGAGAAGTTCGAACCCACCGAGGCGCCCTTCCGGGTGCTCCTGCTGTTGGACGTGAGCGGAAGCACGCGGCCCCATCTGGACATGCTCCAGCGGGCTTCGGCCGACTTCTCCCGTGAAATCAGGAACAACGACCAGATCGCGATCGCCACCTTCAATTCCCGCAGTTGGCTGATCCTTCCCTTCACCAGCGATCGCGAGAAGGTGCGCACCGCTATTGACGGGATCTACTCCGGCGGCGGGACGGCGCTCTACGACGCCCTCATGGACTCATTGACCGAGTACTCGGACGGAAGCCACGCGCGCCAAGCCATCGTGGTCTTTACGGACGGCATCGACAACCAGCTCACCGGAAACCACGCCGAGGGTTCCAGCACCACTTTCGGACAACTGTTCGGAGAGATCCGGGAGTCGGATTCCTTGATCTATCCCATCTTCCTGGATCACCGGAACAACGTCGGGCCGAGGCCGCGCGGGATGTTGGGAGGCCTTCTTCAGAAGATTCCACAGCGCAGGCGTCCGACCATCTCCATCAAGCAAGAGGACCGGAACGTCTACCTCCAGGCGCGCCGGCAACTTGCCAGCATCGCCGACCAGACGGGCGCCCGGTTTTACTCGCCACGGCGGATCCAGGAGATGGAGACGATCTTCTCGGAGATCGCGGACGATCTCCGGGTTCGCTATCTGCTGGCCTACAACGTTCCCCAGCCGCAGCGGGACCGGTCGTGGCGCTCCATCCGGGTCGAGATCCGGGATCGTCCGGACCTGGTGACGCGCACGCGGCAGGGATACTACTCCAGTTCGGATTCGGACTGA
- the gcvT gene encoding glycine cleavage system aminomethyltransferase GcvT, whose product MKRTPLYHAHLERNGRMVDFAGWEMPVQYAGALKEHLAVRTAAGLFDVSHMGQIEIRGPDALEFTQQMTCNDLSRLEEGQAQYSALLYPGGTFVDDIVIYRIHAGHLLLCVNASNREKDVQWLLEHRKGDVEIRDASDEYAQLALQGPRSQAILQRLTRLDLDSLSYYRFTLGRVADADCLVSRTGYTGEDGFELYVSPQKAAKVWNDLLDAGGPAGIQPAGLAARNTLRLEVRYLLYGNDIDETTNSWEAGLGWIVDMDQGPFMGREALYRIRQEGPARKLAGFEITGRGIARDHDPVLIDGIRTSQVASGSYSPSGRKSIGLAYLPVEKAVPGQELEIQNRRRILPAVVVKTPFYRRR is encoded by the coding sequence ATGAAGCGGACTCCTCTCTACCACGCACACCTGGAGCGGAACGGCCGGATGGTGGATTTCGCCGGCTGGGAGATGCCCGTCCAGTATGCAGGCGCCCTCAAGGAACACCTTGCGGTCCGGACGGCAGCGGGACTCTTCGACGTGAGTCACATGGGGCAGATCGAGATCCGGGGCCCGGACGCCCTGGAATTCACCCAGCAGATGACCTGCAACGACCTGTCGCGCCTGGAGGAGGGACAGGCTCAATATTCGGCTCTGCTCTACCCCGGAGGGACTTTCGTCGACGACATCGTCATCTACCGGATCCATGCCGGACATCTGCTCCTGTGCGTGAACGCTTCGAACCGGGAGAAGGACGTCCAATGGCTGCTTGAGCACCGGAAGGGAGATGTCGAGATCCGGGACGCCAGTGACGAATACGCTCAACTGGCGCTTCAGGGCCCCCGGTCCCAGGCGATCCTGCAACGTCTGACGCGGTTGGACCTGGACTCCCTGTCGTACTACCGGTTCACCCTGGGACGAGTCGCCGATGCCGACTGCCTGGTCTCCCGCACCGGGTACACCGGCGAGGACGGCTTCGAGTTGTACGTGTCGCCGCAGAAGGCCGCCAAGGTCTGGAACGACCTTCTGGACGCCGGCGGACCCGCGGGCATCCAGCCCGCGGGCCTCGCGGCCCGCAATACGCTTCGGCTGGAGGTCCGATACCTGCTCTACGGCAACGACATCGACGAGACCACCAATTCCTGGGAAGCGGGCCTGGGCTGGATCGTCGACATGGATCAGGGGCCGTTCATGGGGCGGGAGGCCCTGTATCGAATCCGGCAGGAGGGACCGGCAAGAAAGCTGGCCGGATTCGAAATTACCGGACGAGGCATCGCACGCGACCACGACCCGGTGCTCATCGATGGAATCCGAACCTCACAGGTCGCCAGCGGAAGCTATTCGCCGTCGGGCCGGAAGAGCATCGGATTGGCCTATCTCCCGGTGGAGAAGGCCGTCCCCGGACAAGAGCTGGAGATCCAAAACCGGCGACGCATTCTTCCGGCCGTCGTGGTGAAGACGCCCTTCTACCGGCGCCGCTGA
- the gcvH gene encoding glycine cleavage system protein GcvH, with amino-acid sequence MTIPEGLRYTREHEWIRVLEEGRGRVGITHHAQDELGDVVFVELPRTGDELGGDDVFGTVESVKAVSDLYSPVSGTVTEVNESLEDQPELVNDDPYGEGWMIQVELGDPAELDGLMSAQEYAAFLAEESGH; translated from the coding sequence ATGACGATCCCGGAAGGGCTTCGATACACCAGGGAACATGAATGGATCCGTGTCCTTGAGGAGGGCCGGGGCCGCGTGGGAATCACCCATCACGCCCAGGATGAACTCGGCGACGTGGTTTTCGTCGAACTCCCCCGGACGGGCGACGAATTGGGCGGTGATGACGTCTTCGGCACCGTGGAATCGGTCAAGGCCGTCTCCGACCTCTACAGCCCGGTTTCGGGGACAGTCACCGAGGTCAATGAATCCCTGGAAGATCAGCCGGAGCTGGTCAACGACGACCCCTACGGCGAGGGCTGGATGATCCAGGTGGAACTGGGCGACCCCGCCGAGCTGGACGGGCTCATGTCCGCCCAGGAGTACGCCGCGTTCCTGGCCGAGGAATCCGGGCACTGA
- the gcvPA gene encoding aminomethyl-transferring glycine dehydrogenase subunit GcvPA, with protein sequence MRYISLTPQERQHMLQAIGVEKTEDLFESIPVGVRLGRPLDLPEPLSESSLLADFKSMARRNACAEDFGYFLGAGAYHHFIPSVIDTLVSRSEYFTAYTPYQPEVSQGTLQAIFEYQTLIAQLTGMEVANASLYDGASALAEAVMMASRVTRRTRILVPEALHPNYRKVLGTYTGNHLSVTTVPANSAGSMDPETVDALLDDRTAAVVVQSPNFFGVVEEMEELGRLAHRRRALLVAVTTEALSLGVLKPPGEMGADIVAGEGQSLGLPLSFGGPYLGLFATRDRYKRQMPGRLVGQTVDRKDRRGFVLTLSTREQHIRREKATSNICTNQGLCALAVSIFLSTLGKNGIRELAEQNLKKAHYLRRRLAGRLVFSGPVFNEMVLRVDDPESLNQELYREGIIGGLPLGTWFPSRRDQMLVCVTDQNTRRQIDRFIRVLQQSRVTV encoded by the coding sequence ATGCGCTACATTTCCCTGACCCCGCAAGAAAGGCAACACATGCTCCAGGCCATCGGCGTGGAGAAGACGGAGGACCTGTTCGAGTCCATCCCGGTGGGAGTCCGCCTGGGCCGGCCGCTGGATCTGCCGGAGCCGCTTTCCGAATCGTCGCTTCTGGCCGACTTCAAGTCCATGGCCCGCAGGAACGCCTGCGCCGAGGATTTCGGCTACTTTCTGGGCGCCGGCGCGTACCACCACTTCATTCCCTCCGTCATCGACACCCTGGTTTCGCGCTCCGAATACTTCACCGCCTATACGCCCTACCAGCCGGAAGTCAGTCAGGGAACTCTCCAGGCCATCTTCGAATACCAGACCCTCATCGCTCAGCTCACCGGGATGGAAGTGGCCAACGCCAGCCTCTACGACGGGGCCAGCGCCTTGGCCGAAGCGGTCATGATGGCCTCCCGGGTGACCCGCCGGACACGAATCCTGGTCCCGGAGGCGCTCCATCCGAACTACCGGAAGGTTCTCGGCACCTATACGGGGAACCACCTTTCCGTAACCACCGTCCCCGCCAATTCCGCCGGCTCCATGGATCCGGAGACCGTGGACGCCCTCCTGGACGACCGGACGGCGGCGGTCGTGGTCCAGTCCCCCAACTTCTTCGGCGTCGTGGAGGAGATGGAGGAATTGGGCCGGCTGGCTCACCGGCGCCGCGCTCTGCTAGTGGCCGTCACCACCGAGGCGCTCTCCCTGGGGGTGTTGAAACCGCCCGGTGAGATGGGCGCCGACATCGTGGCCGGAGAGGGGCAGAGCCTGGGACTCCCTCTGAGCTTCGGGGGACCGTACCTGGGGCTGTTCGCCACCCGCGACCGCTACAAGCGGCAGATGCCGGGCCGCCTCGTGGGCCAGACCGTGGACCGGAAAGACCGGCGCGGTTTCGTCCTGACCCTCTCCACCCGGGAGCAGCACATCCGCCGCGAGAAGGCCACCTCCAACATCTGCACCAACCAGGGCCTCTGCGCCCTGGCGGTGTCCATCTTCCTGTCCACTCTGGGCAAGAACGGCATACGAGAGCTGGCCGAGCAGAACCTGAAGAAGGCCCACTACCTCAGGCGAAGATTGGCCGGCCGCCTGGTCTTCTCGGGGCCCGTATTCAACGAAATGGTGCTGCGGGTGGACGACCCCGAGAGTCTCAACCAGGAGCTCTACCGGGAAGGGATCATCGGGGGCCTGCCCCTGGGAACCTGGTTTCCGTCGCGCCGGGACCAGATGCTGGTCTGCGTCACCGACCAGAACACCCGGCGCCAGATCGACCGCTTCATCCGCGTTCTCCAGCAAAGCCGCGTGACCGTATGA
- the gcvPB gene encoding aminomethyl-transferring glycine dehydrogenase subunit GcvPB, translating to MNRTSSVYNLNEPLIFEQSSPGKAAYSLPPLDVEDTPIEEILDPGLTRQEVGGFPEVSEVEIIRHYTRMSTWNYHIDLGMYPLGSCTMKYNPRLNERTARMPRIALVHPMQEAALSQGNLELIHRLQECLQELTGLDAVTLQPAAGSQGEMVGILMVRAHHEAQQRQRRYVLIPDSAHGTNPASAAIAGYQVVSIPSDSAGRIDIRILRERMNEDVACLMLTNPNTLGIFESRIEEISRIVHDQGGLIYMDGANFNALMGYARPGDMGIDVLHLNLHKTFSTPHGGGGPGCGAVACRGLLAPYLPLPVIERDGSGYRADSDRPHSIGPVHAFHGNFGMMVRALTYILTCGGSGLKQLTETAVLNANYIRARLQEYFHLPYPTPSMHEAVFSDKTLEPYGVKTLDVAKQLIDEGFHPPTIYFPLIVRGAMMIEPTESENKAELDAFVDAMVRIYHRAREDADAAHEAPRLAKRTRLDETRAARRPVLRWSPGEEG from the coding sequence ATGAATCGAACCAGTTCCGTCTACAACCTCAACGAGCCGCTCATCTTCGAGCAGTCCTCGCCGGGGAAGGCCGCCTACAGTCTTCCTCCCCTCGACGTGGAGGACACACCCATCGAAGAGATCCTGGATCCGGGACTGACCCGGCAGGAGGTCGGGGGATTCCCGGAAGTGAGCGAGGTGGAGATCATCCGGCACTACACCCGGATGTCGACCTGGAACTACCACATCGACCTGGGAATGTATCCGCTGGGTTCCTGCACCATGAAGTACAACCCCCGGCTCAACGAGCGGACCGCCCGCATGCCGCGGATCGCCCTGGTGCACCCCATGCAGGAGGCCGCTCTGTCGCAGGGGAACCTGGAGCTCATCCACCGTCTCCAGGAGTGCCTGCAGGAACTCACGGGCCTGGACGCCGTCACGCTCCAGCCGGCGGCCGGGTCTCAAGGAGAAATGGTGGGGATCCTGATGGTGCGCGCCCACCATGAGGCGCAACAACGGCAACGGCGCTACGTCCTGATCCCCGACTCGGCACACGGCACCAACCCGGCCAGCGCTGCCATCGCCGGGTACCAGGTGGTCTCGATTCCCTCCGATTCCGCCGGCAGGATCGACATCCGGATCCTGCGCGAGCGCATGAACGAAGACGTGGCCTGCCTGATGTTGACCAATCCCAACACGCTGGGGATCTTCGAGAGCCGGATCGAGGAGATCAGCCGGATCGTGCACGATCAGGGCGGACTCATCTACATGGACGGGGCCAATTTCAACGCCCTCATGGGCTATGCGCGCCCGGGCGACATGGGAATCGACGTGCTCCACCTGAATCTGCACAAGACCTTCTCGACTCCCCACGGCGGGGGAGGTCCCGGCTGTGGAGCCGTCGCCTGCCGAGGCTTGCTCGCCCCCTATCTGCCGTTACCCGTGATCGAACGGGACGGCAGCGGTTACCGGGCCGACTCGGATCGTCCCCATTCCATCGGTCCGGTCCACGCCTTCCACGGCAACTTCGGCATGATGGTGCGGGCTCTGACCTACATCCTCACCTGCGGCGGGAGCGGACTGAAGCAGCTCACCGAGACCGCCGTGCTCAACGCCAATTACATCCGCGCCCGGCTTCAGGAATACTTCCACCTTCCCTACCCGACTCCGTCCATGCACGAGGCGGTCTTCTCGGACAAGACCCTGGAGCCCTACGGAGTCAAGACGCTGGACGTGGCCAAGCAGCTCATCGACGAGGGCTTCCATCCGCCGACGATCTACTTTCCCCTGATCGTCCGGGGTGCCATGATGATCGAACCCACCGAAAGCGAGAACAAGGCGGAGCTGGACGCTTTCGTGGACGCCATGGTGCGGATCTACCATCGAGCCCGGGAGGATGCGGACGCCGCCCATGAAGCGCCCCGCCTGGCCAAACGGACCCGGCTGGACGAGACCCGGGCCGCCCGCCGTCCGGTGCTGAGGTGGAGTCCCGGGGAGGAAGGGTAA
- a CDS encoding VWA domain-containing protein, which yields MSRRSRAVVLSACWLLAVQFLQAQPSSDPVPPSFRVRANFIRVPVTVFGPTGKLLTHLEREHFSLLDENSPRAIENFVLDQDRIHVALLLDVSGSIRNELKQIAQAALDFARSFQRTDRFSVITFSDRVQVLQDWTSSLRAVRRALRKLEPGYRTAMYDALWTTTNRQLSRVAGKKAIILLTDGLDNESGQSYDQIVRRLIASNVALYIISRTRLIQDEVGRSNRVEFLNRVMSELVNPEEDFVDAYFEQKEQAMLHLAEATGGRALFPERLEELTDRYLELARELKSQYVLTFRPPPSSEQAFRSIRVQCSEPTGKILHRRQYYWPSPRF from the coding sequence GTGAGTCGTCGGAGTCGAGCTGTTGTGCTCAGCGCCTGCTGGCTGCTGGCGGTCCAGTTTCTCCAGGCCCAACCCTCCTCGGATCCCGTTCCCCCCTCCTTTCGAGTCCGGGCCAACTTCATCCGGGTCCCGGTCACCGTCTTCGGGCCGACGGGGAAACTCCTGACCCATCTGGAACGGGAACACTTCTCCCTGCTGGATGAGAACAGCCCCCGGGCCATCGAGAACTTCGTGCTGGACCAGGACCGCATCCACGTCGCTCTCCTGCTGGACGTGAGCGGCAGCATCCGCAACGAGTTGAAGCAGATCGCACAGGCGGCCCTGGACTTCGCCCGTTCCTTTCAGCGAACCGACCGGTTCTCCGTCATCACCTTTTCCGACCGCGTCCAGGTGCTCCAGGACTGGACTTCGAGCCTGAGGGCGGTCCGCCGGGCCCTCAGGAAGCTGGAACCGGGCTATCGGACCGCCATGTACGACGCGCTGTGGACCACCACCAACAGGCAACTCTCCCGGGTCGCCGGGAAGAAGGCCATCATCCTGCTCACCGACGGGTTGGACAACGAGAGCGGTCAAAGCTACGACCAGATCGTCCGTCGCCTGATCGCTTCCAACGTCGCCCTCTACATCATCAGCAGGACCCGCCTGATCCAGGACGAAGTAGGCCGCAGCAATCGCGTGGAATTCCTGAACCGGGTGATGTCCGAGTTGGTGAATCCGGAAGAGGACTTCGTGGACGCCTACTTCGAGCAGAAGGAGCAGGCCATGCTCCACCTGGCCGAAGCCACCGGCGGGAGGGCCCTCTTTCCCGAGAGGCTGGAGGAGCTTACGGACAGGTATCTGGAACTGGCCCGGGAGCTCAAGAGCCAGTACGTCCTCACCTTCCGTCCTCCGCCCAGTTCGGAACAGGCCTTTCGAAGCATCCGGGTCCAATGCAGCGAACCCACCGGCAAGATCCTCCACCGCCGCCAGTACTATTGGCCGAGTCCCCGGTTCTGA